One Nitrosarchaeum sp. DNA window includes the following coding sequences:
- a CDS encoding tetratricopeptide repeat protein codes for MINLLDPTVVIKKMFESGQYDEMYNYCQKLLSNNQNDMVALQNSALALIHLARYEDAIIYCDKVLEIKNYDNYALKNKIYSLEKLKRYDDVIICCNIILEHDSTDTWTFNSLGLSLNELDRHTDAIEFYDKTLKIDSNDITALMNKAISLNHLKNYKESIEFYDKAQIEDPSLNEASIAKSKAFEKLGMADEAFLAAQGVLVKDMTKIIADAKKNKCTVFHQFCQNEFDELSNKK; via the coding sequence TTGATTAATCTACTAGACCCTACAGTTGTAATCAAAAAAATGTTTGAATCTGGACAATATGATGAAATGTACAATTATTGTCAAAAGTTACTTTCTAATAATCAAAATGATATGGTGGCACTTCAAAATTCTGCATTGGCTTTAATACATTTAGCAAGATATGAGGATGCAATCATCTATTGTGATAAAGTATTAGAAATTAAAAATTATGACAATTATGCTTTAAAAAATAAAATATACTCACTTGAAAAATTAAAACGATATGATGATGTTATAATTTGCTGTAACATTATTCTTGAACACGATTCTACAGATACTTGGACATTCAATAGTTTAGGTTTATCATTAAATGAATTAGATCGACATACAGACGCTATAGAATTTTATGATAAAACACTAAAAATTGATAGTAATGACATTACTGCATTGATGAATAAGGCTATTTCCTTAAATCATTTAAAAAATTATAAAGAATCTATTGAATTTTATGATAAAGCACAAATTGAAGATCCCAGCTTAAATGAAGCATCAATTGCTAAATCTAAAGCATTTGAAAAATTAGGTATGGCCGATGAGGCTTTTTTAGCCGCACAAGGTGTTTTAGTCAAAGATATGACAAAAATCATTGCTGATGCCAAAAAAAATAAGTGTACTGTTTTTCATCAATTCTGTCAAAACGAATTTGATGAATTATCCAATAAAAAATAA
- a CDS encoding riboflavin synthase translates to MFTGIVEGIGKIEKISKNTKTRSSIQMTVNLGKHAKGLKIGQSVSLNGVCLTATKLSNSQCIFEMIEETTRKTDLGNLKPGDIVNIERSLKAGERLEGHFVLGHVDGVGTIKKIETKPKEVQVWFEIPKNLTKYVVKKGSIAIDGISLTVVDIKNNLASVCLIPHTMEKTNFKIKNVGDKINIETDILGKYILK, encoded by the coding sequence ATGTTTACTGGAATAGTTGAGGGAATAGGAAAAATTGAGAAAATTTCCAAAAATACAAAAACTAGAAGCTCTATTCAAATGACGGTAAATTTAGGAAAACATGCAAAAGGTTTGAAAATAGGACAAAGTGTATCTTTGAATGGAGTTTGTCTTACAGCTACCAAACTTTCTAACTCTCAATGCATTTTTGAAATGATCGAGGAAACTACTCGTAAAACTGATCTAGGAAATCTAAAACCTGGAGATATTGTTAACATTGAAAGAAGTCTAAAAGCTGGTGAGCGATTAGAAGGACATTTTGTTTTGGGTCATGTAGATGGTGTTGGCACCATTAAAAAAATAGAAACTAAACCTAAAGAAGTTCAAGTTTGGTTTGAAATTCCAAAAAACTTGACAAAATATGTTGTGAAAAAAGGTTCGATTGCAATAGATGGAATTAGTCTAACTGTAGTAGATATTAAAAATAATCTTGCTTCAGTATGTCTTATTCCTCATACAATGGAAAAGACCAATTTTAAAATCAAAAATGTTGGTGATAAGATTAACATTGAGACAGATATACTTGGTAAATACATTTTAAAATAA
- the ribB gene encoding 3,4-dihydroxy-2-butanone-4-phosphate synthase: MSLESGIESLKRGEFVLLFDSAGRENEIDMVVAAEFVTPEHVARMRQHAGGLLCIAIEHNFANSLELRYMHEILADSTISNKEMIMGLAPYGDHPTFSISVNHYQTYTGITDKDRSLTIREMANIFKVENKKKKFVSSFKTPGHVPLLLASEGLLSKRQGHTEMSVYLSKIAGLTPVTAICEMMDAQTYTALSVDKAEKYAKQNAIPLIDGKELLEFAKVH; the protein is encoded by the coding sequence ATGTCTCTTGAATCTGGAATTGAATCATTAAAACGTGGTGAGTTTGTATTATTATTTGATTCTGCAGGAAGAGAAAATGAGATAGACATGGTAGTTGCTGCAGAATTTGTAACTCCAGAACATGTTGCAAGAATGCGACAACATGCAGGTGGTCTTTTGTGTATTGCAATTGAACATAATTTTGCAAATTCTCTAGAATTACGTTACATGCATGAAATTTTAGCAGATTCTACAATTTCTAATAAAGAGATGATCATGGGACTTGCCCCATATGGTGATCATCCAACATTTTCAATTTCAGTTAATCATTATCAAACTTATACTGGTATAACAGACAAAGATAGATCATTAACAATAAGAGAAATGGCCAACATTTTCAAGGTGGAAAACAAAAAGAAAAAATTTGTTTCTTCATTCAAAACACCCGGTCATGTTCCATTGTTACTTGCCTCAGAAGGATTATTATCAAAAAGACAAGGTCATACTGAAATGTCTGTATATCTTAGTAAAATTGCAGGATTGACTCCAGTTACTGCAATTTGTGAAATGATGGATGCTCAAACTTATACTGCTCTATCTGTTGATAAGGCAGAAAAATATGCAAAACAAAATGCAATTCCATTAATTGATGGAAAAGAATTATTAGAATTTGCTAAGGTGCATTAA
- the ribH gene encoding 6,7-dimethyl-8-ribityllumazine synthase yields MNIAIVVSEFNEEVTFRMLSVAEEKAKKMKLKINYTCKVPGAFDMPIVIDALLQKKDVDGVVTLGAIIKGQTKHDEVIAHSTANALTALSIKYQKPVSLGITGPGMQDRHAYARIRPVAERAVESVVKIFNELERIQK; encoded by the coding sequence TTGAATATTGCTATAGTAGTTTCGGAATTCAATGAAGAGGTGACGTTCAGGATGCTTTCTGTTGCAGAAGAAAAAGCAAAAAAAATGAAATTAAAAATAAACTATACTTGTAAAGTCCCAGGTGCATTTGATATGCCTATAGTTATTGATGCATTGTTACAAAAAAAAGATGTTGATGGAGTGGTAACTCTTGGTGCTATAATTAAAGGACAAACCAAACACGATGAAGTAATTGCACATTCTACAGCAAATGCGCTTACAGCATTATCTATTAAATATCAAAAACCTGTGTCTTTAGGAATAACTGGGCCTGGAATGCAGGATAGACACGCATATGCCAGAATACGACCTGTAGCAGAACGTGCAGTAGAATCAGTTGTAAAAATCTTCAATGAATTAGAAAGGATTCAAAAATGA
- a CDS encoding GTP cyclohydrolase IIa: protein MIQLSILKISGYGPWTLTLGSDREHALQMLQASLYQEIQKLFSEKNCLVFLNRADEFFVVSNGLTLEDHIEIQKNLEKSFDMRLSISIGYADSPFDANLKAYEGKKNEIFLNKEFSIFGSINGRSDHKVSIMHFDVENLTSRRKIISPYETTSIIFNLYAKMSKFFLQKNSLTFFMGGDNFMVIANDEAKQSVKDFIELIKNEDNIALNCGIGNAKNARDAVKLATKSLDTIREIRDSGKEKPTVYELSC, encoded by the coding sequence ATGATTCAGCTTAGCATATTGAAAATTAGTGGATATGGTCCATGGACACTAACTCTTGGTAGCGATAGGGAGCATGCACTTCAAATGCTTCAGGCATCGTTATATCAGGAAATTCAAAAATTATTCTCAGAAAAAAACTGTCTTGTTTTTTTAAATAGAGCAGATGAATTTTTTGTAGTTTCTAATGGATTAACCTTGGAGGATCATATTGAAATTCAAAAAAATCTCGAAAAATCTTTTGATATGCGATTGTCCATATCTATTGGTTATGCTGATTCCCCTTTTGATGCAAATCTGAAAGCATATGAAGGTAAAAAAAATGAGATTTTTCTAAACAAGGAATTTTCAATTTTTGGATCTATTAATGGTCGTTCTGATCACAAAGTATCCATAATGCATTTTGATGTAGAGAATCTTACATCAAGAAGAAAAATAATTTCTCCTTATGAAACTACTTCTATAATTTTTAATCTATATGCAAAAATGTCAAAATTTTTTCTACAAAAAAATTCTCTTACATTTTTTATGGGTGGAGATAATTTTATGGTTATTGCAAACGATGAAGCTAAACAATCTGTTAAAGATTTCATTGAATTAATTAAAAATGAAGATAATATTGCTTTGAATTGTGGAATAGGTAATGCCAAAAATGCTAGAGATGCTGTAAAACTTGCAACAAAATCTCTTGACACAATAAGAGAAATTAGAGATTCAGGAAAAGAAAAACCAACTGTGTATGAATTATCATGCTAA
- a CDS encoding amidohydrolase family protein, whose product MLIKNVSVLLGKELDFVPKIDIKIQDSRFKQIKSNIETSTKDETFDCEGLLLIPGFVNCHTHIGDSIGKDVILNSSVDKRIHPVSGVKPLILKNTEKNHLASFMKYSCQSMMNKGITTFVDFREGGLEGVLLLKQILSKLQIRGIILGRLEFYQGTSEIKKNKPISKTKMSELVELLKKCDGIGVSGANENSSSVLNYYSSTPKLRVIHSSETKQSVSKSKKITGISETTRALTMKPHFLVHMTHASLNDLRSASKKTSGIVICPRANAALAEGIPDIELMKKAGCIIALGTDNVMINSPDMFREMDYLWKVTMGLHKKRIEPKEILKMATVNGGKILNKDIGVIEIGKLADGIFINKHALDLEPMHNIHASIVHRASESNIRAVMIGGKITHGKI is encoded by the coding sequence ATGCTAATCAAAAATGTTAGTGTACTATTAGGTAAAGAATTAGATTTTGTTCCAAAAATTGATATAAAAATACAAGATTCAAGATTCAAACAAATAAAATCCAACATTGAAACAAGTACAAAAGATGAAACATTTGATTGTGAAGGTTTACTGTTAATTCCAGGATTTGTAAATTGTCATACTCATATCGGCGATTCTATTGGCAAAGATGTTATTCTAAATAGCTCTGTTGACAAAAGAATTCATCCTGTGTCTGGTGTAAAACCGTTAATTCTAAAAAATACTGAAAAAAATCATCTAGCAAGTTTTATGAAATATTCCTGCCAGTCTATGATGAATAAAGGAATTACAACTTTTGTAGATTTTCGAGAAGGTGGGCTTGAAGGTGTTTTACTTCTAAAACAAATTTTATCTAAATTACAAATACGTGGAATTATTCTTGGTAGATTAGAATTCTATCAAGGAACATCTGAAATAAAAAAAAACAAACCTATCTCTAAAACTAAAATGAGTGAGCTAGTAGAATTATTAAAAAAATGTGATGGAATTGGAGTGAGTGGAGCAAATGAAAATAGTTCGTCTGTATTAAATTACTACTCTTCCACGCCTAAACTTCGTGTTATTCATTCATCTGAAACAAAACAAAGTGTTTCTAAATCCAAAAAGATTACCGGAATATCTGAAACCACACGTGCACTTACAATGAAACCTCATTTTTTGGTACATATGACACATGCATCATTAAATGATCTGCGTTCTGCATCCAAAAAAACTTCTGGAATTGTAATTTGCCCAAGAGCAAATGCTGCACTTGCTGAAGGAATTCCAGATATTGAGTTAATGAAAAAAGCTGGCTGCATTATAGCACTAGGTACTGATAATGTAATGATAAATTCACCAGATATGTTTAGAGAGATGGATTATTTGTGGAAAGTAACAATGGGTCTTCATAAAAAAAGAATAGAACCAAAAGAAATTCTAAAGATGGCAACTGTAAATGGTGGAAAAATTTTGAATAAAGATATTGGAGTAATTGAAATTGGTAAACTTGCAGATGGTATTTTTATCAACAAACATGCATTAGACTTAGAGCCGATGCATAATATTCACGCATCTATAGTACATAGAGCATCAGAATCTAATATTCGTGCTGTGATGATTGGAGGTAAAATAACTCATGGAAAAATCTAG
- a CDS encoding 2,5-diamino-6-(ribosylamino)-4(3H)-pyrimidinone 5'-phosphate reductase, whose translation MEKSRPYVILSAAISIDGKIATRLGDSKLSSKKDKIRIHKLRSKVDAILVGKNTVQRDDPLLTVRYVKGKNPIRIILDSRGTINVDSKILQTSNKIPTIIAVSKKISKSNLKKLKKFPVEIIMTGENSVNIKSLMNHLSKRKIKNILVEGGGTVNWQFIHNNLFDEILIAISPFIIGGTNAITFVQGKGFDKIKKSPRLRLNTIKKLENYLILHYTKV comes from the coding sequence ATGGAAAAATCTAGACCATATGTAATTTTAAGCGCAGCCATTTCTATTGATGGGAAAATTGCTACACGTTTAGGAGATTCAAAACTATCTTCAAAAAAAGATAAAATAAGAATTCATAAACTTCGCTCAAAAGTTGATGCAATTCTTGTAGGAAAAAATACAGTTCAAAGAGATGATCCACTGCTTACAGTAAGATATGTAAAGGGAAAAAATCCAATACGAATAATTTTAGATTCAAGAGGAACAATTAATGTTGATTCAAAAATTTTACAAACATCTAATAAAATTCCAACTATTATTGCTGTTTCAAAAAAAATTAGTAAATCAAATTTAAAAAAATTAAAAAAATTTCCAGTTGAAATTATAATGACTGGTGAAAACTCAGTGAACATAAAATCTTTAATGAATCATTTAAGTAAAAGAAAAATTAAAAATATTTTGGTAGAAGGAGGTGGTACTGTTAATTGGCAATTTATTCATAATAATCTATTTGATGAAATTTTGATTGCTATCTCTCCATTTATTATTGGAGGAACTAATGCAATTACATTTGTTCAAGGGAAAGGTTTTGATAAAATCAAAAAATCCCCTAGACTCAGATTAAATACAATAAAAAAACTTGAAAATTACCTTATTTTGCATTATACAAAAGTGTAA
- a CDS encoding hemerythrin domain-containing protein → MSTASLRRDHELIEKVIKAMESTIQLLNDGKQIPESILLPVIDFTKNFTDVCHHSKEENSLFPALEQAGMPRHMGPIAMMLIDHERSREIGKEMEVSAKNYILTGDSTKLITYMQQYVEHITEHLWKENNKLFMMAEARLQYVSKKVDMELNEIEESKLKETGKTREHYEQLAETLTRDVSKQGN, encoded by the coding sequence GTGTCAACTGCATCACTAAGACGAGATCATGAGCTGATTGAAAAAGTTATCAAAGCAATGGAATCAACAATTCAACTTCTAAATGATGGTAAGCAAATTCCTGAATCTATATTGTTACCTGTTATTGATTTCACTAAAAATTTCACAGATGTTTGTCATCATAGTAAGGAAGAGAATTCTTTATTTCCCGCATTAGAACAAGCGGGAATGCCACGTCACATGGGCCCTATAGCAATGATGTTAATAGATCACGAGCGTTCTAGAGAAATTGGAAAAGAAATGGAAGTCTCTGCCAAAAATTATATTTTAACAGGAGATTCTACAAAATTGATTACTTATATGCAACAATATGTAGAACACATAACAGAACATTTATGGAAAGAAAATAATAAATTATTCATGATGGCTGAAGCACGTTTACAATATGTTTCAAAAAAGGTCGATATGGAACTCAATGAAATTGAAGAATCAAAATTAAAAGAAACTGGAAAAACTAGAGAACACTATGAACAATTAGCTGAAACTCTCACTAGAGATGTTTCAAAACAAGGAAATTAG
- a CDS encoding NAD-dependent succinate-semialdehyde dehydrogenase yields MNQITTTNPATGEEISKFNPMDKEQVFQLVGKARRAFPEWKKDYEKRRSYIYNLVEYLKKNKMELAKVATSEMGKTIKESIGEVEKCAWALEYYADNGDSLLADEVLNTDARKSFLTFEPLGVIGSIMPWNFPYWQALRFAAPCLMAGNVIVMKPSRVTMQSGLEIEKAFTESGVPDGIFQTVVGSVESANHLIDSDVNAVTFTGSTDAGAKVGQRAAMNLKKCVLELGGSDPFIVLDDAIIEKAAEGAVKGRFINCGQSCVASKRFFVGKNIAKDFIELFIKKASQLKVGDPTLIETDIGPLSSKGGLETISGIVEDAKEKGAEILLGGSQIDGKGYFYQPTILTNVKPNMRIAKEETFGPVAPITVVENESEAVKLANNTEFGLGASIWTKDLAKAEKMSRRIESGIVSVNNVVISDPRIPFGGIKHSGFGRELSRYGILEFVNIKSVRFYDNLSHHHYVE; encoded by the coding sequence CTGAATCAAATAACTACAACAAATCCAGCAACTGGTGAAGAAATTTCTAAATTTAATCCAATGGATAAAGAACAAGTATTTCAGCTAGTTGGAAAGGCAAGAAGAGCTTTTCCTGAATGGAAAAAAGATTATGAAAAACGTCGTAGTTACATCTACAATTTAGTTGAATATTTAAAAAAGAACAAAATGGAACTGGCAAAAGTTGCAACATCTGAAATGGGAAAAACAATCAAAGAATCAATTGGTGAAGTTGAAAAATGTGCTTGGGCCTTAGAGTATTATGCTGACAATGGAGATAGTTTACTTGCTGATGAAGTATTAAATACAGATGCAAGAAAAAGCTTTCTTACTTTTGAACCACTTGGAGTGATTGGTTCGATCATGCCATGGAATTTTCCTTATTGGCAAGCTCTAAGATTTGCTGCACCTTGTTTAATGGCAGGAAATGTAATCGTAATGAAACCTTCTAGAGTAACCATGCAATCAGGTCTGGAAATTGAAAAAGCATTTACAGAATCAGGCGTACCAGATGGGATATTTCAAACAGTAGTAGGAAGTGTAGAATCTGCCAATCACTTAATTGATTCTGATGTCAATGCAGTGACATTTACAGGAAGCACGGATGCTGGTGCAAAAGTAGGTCAACGAGCTGCTATGAATTTAAAAAAATGTGTCTTAGAACTTGGAGGAAGTGATCCATTTATTGTATTAGATGATGCTATTATTGAAAAAGCTGCTGAGGGTGCCGTTAAAGGTAGATTCATCAATTGTGGACAAAGCTGTGTTGCATCTAAAAGATTTTTTGTTGGAAAAAATATTGCTAAAGATTTTATTGAATTATTTATTAAAAAAGCTTCACAACTAAAAGTTGGAGATCCTACTTTAATTGAAACCGATATAGGACCTTTATCAAGTAAAGGGGGTTTGGAAACAATTTCAGGAATTGTAGAAGATGCTAAAGAGAAAGGAGCCGAAATTCTTTTAGGTGGTTCACAAATTGATGGAAAGGGATACTTCTATCAACCTACAATTCTTACCAATGTTAAACCAAATATGAGAATTGCGAAGGAGGAGACGTTTGGGCCGGTTGCACCCATAACTGTAGTTGAAAATGAAAGTGAAGCAGTGAAATTAGCAAATAATACAGAATTTGGATTGGGAGCAAGTATTTGGACCAAAGACTTGGCAAAAGCTGAAAAAATGTCAAGAAGAATAGAATCAGGAATAGTCAGTGTAAATAATGTGGTTATTTCAGATCCAAGAATTCCTTTTGGAGGAATAAAACATAGCGGATTTGGAAGAGAATTATCAAGATATGGAATTCTCGAATTTGTAAATATTAAATCTGTTAGATTCTATGATAATTTGAGTCATCATCATTACGTAGAATAA